The Natrarchaeobius halalkaliphilus DNA segment TGGCGGGGTTCGGTTCACCGATCCAGACACCGTCGTAGGCGGACTCCTCGACGATTCGTTCACAGACCGATCGCTCGAGTTCCGCGCGGCTGGTCGATCCCGCGACCGACGCGGTGACGTCCTGGACGAGACCTTCGACCCGATCGAGGGTGTACTCGAGTTCCTCGGTTCGGCGCTCGAGTTCGTGCTCGGCCTCTTTGCGGGCGGTAACGTCGTTCTGAAACCCCACGTAGTTGGTGACGGTCCCGCGTTCGTCGCGTACGGGTGCGATGGTAACCTCGTTCCAGAACGACGATCCGTCCTTGCGGTAGTTCTTCAGCTCGACGGTGACGGGTCGGTCCTCCGCGATGGCTGCAGCCATCTCCGCGACGGCCTTCTCGTCCGAGTCGGGGCCCTGAAGGAACCGGCAGTTTCGACCCACCACCTCGTCGTACTCGTAGCCGGTGATGTCGCGATAAGCGTCGTTGCTGTAAACCAGCGGGTTATCCTCGCGGTCGGGGTCGGAAATCGTGATCCCGACCGGTGCCTCGTTGATCGCGCGTTCTTTGAGCGCGTGATCGTCCGACAGCGACTCACTCGCGTCGCTCGAGTCGAACGTGACCGTCGCACCGTCGGCGGCGCGGTGAATCCGCGCGAGGTCCGGTTCGCACTCGAGTTCGACCCGCCTCGCGGTTCCGACCGTCGTCTCGTCGATCGCCCGCTCGAGTCGCTCCCACGATGCGAGCGTGGCGGCCCCGCACGGCTCATCGGGAAGCGAAAACGCGTTTCGCGCCGCTGCGTTGGCGTACTCGATCCGGCCGTCGCTGACGAATACGACGGGATCGACGACGGACTCGAGTGCGGCCACCGCGGAGCCGCGATCGTCTCCGCCGATGCGATTCGGTGGCTCGATGTCCTCCATGAGGGTCCGTTCGATTGGAACATCAAAGAATCCGGTGGTCGACGGGACACCCGGGCAGGAATTCCGGCAGCTGGCAGAGCTGACAACTCGAGAGGAGATACCCCTGCACGTTATTATCTATCACGGTCTATGGTGATGTATGGTGCCGAAGACCAGTCCGTTCGAACGGCTCCGGGAGAAGTTCGAGGAGACGGAACTGGCGTGTCGACAGTGTGGCTACCACGACACCGACGGAGGGTGGCGCGTGACCACGTCCGGAAGTCGCGTGCAGTATCAGTTCGTCTGCTCGAGTTGTTCCGCCGTCGACACCAGGGAGATGCGGCTCTAGACCGAGAAATCGCTCACTCGTTTCGCGGATTACTCGGATGGTAGTCCGTGTCGTAGTTTCCGGGCTGATCGTCGACGCGGTCG contains these protein-coding regions:
- a CDS encoding HVO_0649 family zinc finger protein — encoded protein: MVPKTSPFERLREKFEETELACRQCGYHDTDGGWRVTTSGSRVQYQFVCSSCSAVDTREMRL